In Scatophagus argus isolate fScaArg1 chromosome 3, fScaArg1.pri, whole genome shotgun sequence, one genomic interval encodes:
- the dip2bb gene encoding disco-interacting protein 2 homolog B-A isoform X3, which translates to MADRGVDVSALPKEVRDQLAELDLELSEGDITQKGYEKKRTKLLAPYFIHTPVEPPRRNDAQPAAPSSSSSHAPPPSSSSRYRERRSRRTHRSGGTRDDRYRSDIHTEAVQAALAKHKEEKMALPMPTKRRSTYVQSPIETRTPPDSSSGSEDETSVARQSSVGAPPPLVNPNLQSPDSWINRTVQGSSTSSSASSTLSHGEAKPQPQSQPQPQHQHQPQPQPQYKPQYQPLYQPHHQLQYQQQEQPHTAAVTNLLAQSRIAPSENSAPPPDVTAVAPPSRGPRVDLPSNAVVRGMSRGQSRSSMMETADGRGNIQRVPVSSRVSTKIQQLLNTLKRPKRPPLSEFFTDDSEEIVEVPQPDPNTPKPEGRQIIPVKGEPLGVVSNWPPALQAALARWGATQGKSPALTALDITGKPLYTLTYGKLWSRSVKLAFTLLNKLGAKNEQILKPGDRVALVYPNSDPGMFWVAFYGCLLAEVIPVPIEVPLSRKDAGISQVGFLLGSCGVGLALTSEICLKGLPKTPTGEIMQFKGWPRLKWVVTDSKYLTKPSKDWQPHIPTANTDPAYIEYKASKEGTVVGVAVSKVAMLTHCQALTQACNYCEGETLVNVLDFKKDMGLWHGVLTAVMNRIHTISVPYAVMKACPLSWVQRVHIHKARVALVKCRDLHWAMMAHRDQRDTSLASLRMLIVADGANPWSVSSCDAFLNVFQSHGLKPEVICPCATSPEAMTVAIRRPGVPGAPLPARAILSMGGLSHGVIRVNTEDKNSALTVQDVGHVMPGALMCIVKPDGPPQLCKTDEIGEIIVNSRAGGNMYYGLPGVTKNTFEVIPVNANGVPIGEIPFVRSGLLGFVGPGSLIFVVGKIEGLLMVSGRRHNADDLVATALAVEPVKTVYRGRIAVFSVTVFYDERVVIVAEQRPDASEEDSFQWMSRVLQAIDSIHQVGLYCLALVPANTLPKTPLGGIHISDTKQFFLDGNLHPCNILMCPHTCVTNLPKPRQKQPVGVGPASVMVGNLVAGKRIAQAAGRDLGMIEDQDLVRKHQYLTEALHWRAQTDPDHVLFVLLNAKGVAVSTATCVQLHKRAEKIAAALTEKSSINTGENVVLLYPPGIDLIAAFYGCLYAGCVPVNVRPPHPQNLAATLPTVRMIIDVSKAACILTTQHLMRTLRSKEAAASVNIKTWPTIIDTDDLPRRKPPQIYKPPTAEMIAYLDFSVSTTGMLTGVKISHAAVSALCRSIKLQCELYSSRQIAICLDPYCGLGFVLWCLASVYSGHQSILIPPFELESCLSLWLSTLSQYRIRDTFCSYSVMELCTKGLGTQTELLKARGVNLSCVRSCVVIAEERPRLALTHSFSKLFKDVGLSSRAVSTAFGSRVNLAICLQGTTGPDPCTVYVDMKSLRHDRVRLVERGAPQSLPLMESGKILPGVRVIIVNPETRGPLGDSHLGEIWVNSPHSASGYYTIYGEENLQANHFNTKLSFGDPLTLWARTGYLGFVKRTELLDASGDRHDALFVVGSLDETLELRGLRYHPIDIETSVSRAHRSIAESAVFTWTNLLVVVSELCGSEQDALDLVPLITNVVLEEHHIIVGVVVIVDPGVIPINSRGEKQRMHLRDSFLADQLDPIYVAYNM; encoded by the exons GAGACGCTCCACTTATGTGCAATCTCCCATCGAAACCCGCACACCGCCAG acTCCTCATCAGGTTCTGAAGATGAGACGTCTGTGGCCAGGCAGTCATCAGTGGGCGCACCTCCACCTCTTGTGAATCCAAACCTTCAAAGCCCGGACTCTTGGATAAACCGCACCGTCCAGGGctcctccacatcctcctcGGCCTCCTCCACCCTGTCTCATGGAGAGGCCAAGCCACAGCCTCAGAGCCAGCCTCAAcctcagcatcagcatcagccaCAACCTCAACCCCAGTATAAGCCGCAGTACCAACCTCTGTATCAGCCTCACCACCAACTGCAGTACCAACAGCAGGAGCAGCcccacactgcagctgtgacCAACTTGCTGGCTCAGAGTCGCATTG CCCCCTCTGAGAACAGTGCCCCTCCTCCGGATGTCACAGCTGTGGCTCCTCCATCCAGAGGACCGCGGGTGGACCTGCCCTCCAACGCCGTGGTTAGAGGGATGAGCCGCGGACAGAGCCGCTCGAGCATGATGGAGACTGCGGACG GAAGAGGTAATATCCAGA GAGTTCCTGTGAGCAGCAGAGTGTCCACGAAGATCCAGCAGCTGCTCAACACCCTTAAGAGGCCCAAAAGGCCCCCGCTCAGCGAGTTCTTCACTGACGACTCAGAGGAGATTGTAGAAG TGCCCCAGCCAGACCCCAACACACCAAAGCCAGAGGGTCGTCAGATCATTCCAGTTAAAGGGGAGCCTTTGGGAGTGGTCAGTAACTGGCCTCCAGCCCTGCAGGCAGCACTAGCCCGTTGGGGGGCCACACAGGGGAAGAGCCCTGCGCTCACTGCTCTTGACATCACAGGGAAACCGCTCTACACACTGACTTATG GGAAGCTGTGGAGTCGCAGTGTGAAGCTGGCGTTCACCCTTCTGAACAAACTGGGTGCCAAGAATGAACAAATCCTCAAACCTGGGGACCGG GTGGCATTGGTGTACCCCAACAGTGACCCTGGGATGTTCTGGGTGGCCTTTTATGGCTGCCTCCTGGCTGAAGTTATACCTGTGCCTATTGAAGTACCACTGTCTCGCAAG gaTGCAGGTATCAGTCAGGTGGGGTTTCTGCTGGGTAGCTGCGGTGTTGGTCTGGCTCTAACCAGTGAGATCTGTTTAAAGGGTTTGCCCAAGACACCCACTGGAGAAATAATGCAGTTTAAAG GCTGGCCTCGACTGAAGTGGGTGGTGACAGACTCAAAATACCTGACCAAGCCTTCCAAAGACTGGCAGCCGCACATCCCCACTGCCAACACTGATCCTGCATATATAGAG TACAAGGCGAGTAAAGAGGGCACAGTGGTGGGTGTGGCTGTCTCTAAAGTAGCCATGTTGACCCACTGCCAAGCACTGACCCAGGCCTGCAACTACTGTGAAG GGGAAACTTTAGTTAATGTCCTGGACTTCAAAAAGGATATGGGCCTGTGGCATGGAGTTCTCACG gctGTGATGAACAGGATACACACTATCAGTGTTCCTTATGCAGTAATGAAGGCTTGTCCTCTCTCCTGGGTCCAGAGGGTCCACATCCACAAAG CTCGGGTAGCTTTGGTGAAATGCCGTGATTTACACTGGGCCATGATGGCTCATCGGGACCAGAGAGACACCAGTCTGGCTTCATTACGTATGCTCATTGTTGCAGATGGTGCTAACCCCT GGTCGGTGTCTTCCTGTGATGCCTTCCTAAATGTGTTCCAGTCCCACGGGCTGAAACCTGAGGTTATCTGTCCCTGTGCCACCTCTCCTGAGGCCATGACAGTAGCTATACGCAG ACCGGGTGTCCCTGGTGCACCCCTCCCCGCCCGTGCTATACTTTCCATGGGCGGCCTGAGCCACGGTGTCATCAGGGTCAACACTGAGGACAAGAACTCTGCCCTGACTGTACAAGATGTGGGACATGTCATGCCTGGAG CTCTGATGTGCATTGTCAAGCCAGATGGGCCTCCTCAGTTGtgtaaaacagatgaaatagGGGAGATAATCGTAAACTCCCGTGCTGGAGGCAACATGTACTATGGCCTGCCTGGAGTCACCAAAAACACCTTTGAG GTGATTCCGGTTAATGCTAACGGAGTTCCCATTGGAGAGATTCCATTTGTGCGGTCAGGACTCTTGGGGTTTGTTGGCCCA GGTAGTCTGATCTTTGTGGTGGGGAAGATTGAGGGTCTGCTGATGGTGAGCGGGCGGAGACACAACGCTGATGACCTGGTGGCCACTGCTCTTGCCGTGGAGCCAGTTAAGACCGTGTACCGCGGAAG GATcgctgtgttttcagtcacGGTGTTCTATGATGAAAGGGTTGTGATTGTGGCAGAGCAGAGGCCAGATGCCAGCGAGGAGGACAGCTTCCAGTGGATGAGCCGGGTGCTTCAG GCCATTGACAGCATCCATCAGGTGGGCCTGTACTGTCTGGCTCTGGTCCCAGCCAACACCTTACCCAAAACACCCCTGGGTGGCATCCATATCTCTGACACCAAGCAGTTCTTTTTAGACGGCAACCTGCACCCCTGCAACATCCTAATGTGTCCTCATACGTGTGTCACCAACTTGCCCAAGCCTCGCCAGAAGCAGCCGG TTGGTGTAGGTCCAGCATCCGTCATGGTGGGTAACCTGGTGGCAGGGAAGAGGATTGCCCAGGCTGCAGGCAGGGACCTCGGCATGATCGAAGACCAGGATCTCGTCCGGAAG CATCAGTACTTGACAGAGGCTCTACACTGGAGGGCGCAGACAGACCCGGACCACGTCCTCTTTGTTCTCCTTAATGCCAAG GGCGTAGCAGTGAGCACAGCGACCTGTGTGCAGCTTCACAAGCGGGCGGAGAAGATAGCTGCAGCGCTgactgagaaaagcagcatcAACACTGGGGAGAACGTAGTCCTGCTCTATCCTCCTG GCATTGATTTGATAGCTGCCTTCTATGGTTGTCTCTACGCTGGATGTGTTCCCGTAAACGTCAGACCGCCGCACCCTCAGAACCTTGCAGCCACGCTGCCGACTGTCCGCATGATTATTGAT GTCAGTAAAGCCGCGTGCATCCTAACCACTCAACATCTCATGAGGACTCTGCGCTCCAAAGAGGCTGCTGCCTCTGTGAACATTAAAACATGGCCCACGATCATTGACACAG ATGACCTTCCTCGTCGCAAGCCTCCACAGATCTATAAGCCACCCACTGCAGAGATGATTGCTTATCTGGACTTTAGTGTGTCCACTACAGGCATGCTTACTGGGGTAAAG atTTCCCATGCGGCGGTCAGTGCACTTTGTCGCTCCataaagctgcagtgtgaactGTACTCCTCTCGCCAAATAGCCATCTGCCTGGATCCATACTGTGGTCTGGGCTTTGTCTTGTGGTGCCTCGCAAG CGTTTACTCAGGTCACCAGTCCATCCTGATTCCTCCCTTCGAGTTGGAGAGCTGTTTGTCCCTGTGGCTGAGCACGCTCAGTCAGTACCGTATCAGAGACACCTTCTGCTCCTACTCTGTCATGGAGCTGTGCACTAAAGGACTAGGTACTCAGACTGAATTACTCAAG GCCCGTGGAGTGAACCTGTCGTGTGTGCGGAGCTGCGTGGTGATAGCAGAGGAGCGGCCTCGCCTCGCCCTCACACACTCCTTCTCCAAGCTGTTTAAGGACGTGGGGCTGTCGTCCAGAGCTGTCAGCACTGCCTTTGGTTCCAGGGTTAACCTGGCCATCTGCCTGCAG ggcaCCACTGGTCCTGATCCCTGTACGGTTTACGTGGATATGAAGTCCCTCCGCCATGACAG AGTGAGGCTGGTGGAGAGAGGAGCACCTCAGAGTCTTCCTCTGATGGAGTCTGGCAAG ATACTGCCAGGTGTTCGGGTGATAATCGTAAATCCAGAGACAAGAGGTCCACTGGGGGACTCTCATCTTGGAGAG ATCTGGGTGAACAGCCCTCACAGTGCCAGTGGCTACTACACCATCTATGGAGAGGAAAATCTCCAGGCCAACCACTTCAACACCAAGCTCAGCTTTGGAGACCCACTGACTTTATGGGCCAGAACAGGATACTTGGGTTTTGTGAAGAGGACTGAGCTGCTGGATGCTAGTGGGG ATCGTCACGACGCTCTCTTTGTGGTGGGATCGCTGGATGAGACCTTGGAGCTAAGAGGGCTGCGCTACCACCCAATTGACATTGAAACCTCAGTGTCCCGGGCTCACCGCAGTATTGCTGAGAG TGCTGTGTTTACGTGGACCaacctgctggtggtggtgtCGGAGCTGTGTGGTTCAGAGCAGGATGCGCTGGACCTGGTGCCTCTGATAACCAATGTTGTCCTAGAGGAGCACCACATCATCGTGGGTGTGGTGGTCATCGTGGACCCCGGCGTTATACCCATCAACTCCAGGGGAGAGAAGCAGCGCATGCACCTTCGCGACTCGTTCCTCGCCGACCAGCTGGATCCCATTTATGTCGCTTACAACATGTGA
- the dip2bb gene encoding disco-interacting protein 2 homolog B-A isoform X4: MADRGVDVSALPKEVRDQLAELDLELSEGDITQKGYEKKRTKLLAPYFIHTPVEPPRRNDAQPAAPSSSSSHAPPPSSSSRYRERRSRRTHRSGGTRDDRYRSDIHTEAVQAALAKHKEEKMALPMPTKRRSTYVQSPIETRTPPDSSSGSEDETSVARQSSVGAPPPLVNPNLQSPDSWINRTVQGSSTSSSASSTLSHGEAKPQPQSQPQPQHQHQPQPQPQYKPQYQPLYQPHHQLQYQQQEQPHTAAVTNLLAQSRIAPSENSAPPPDVTAVAPPSRGPRVDLPSNAVVRGMSRGQSRSSMMETADGVPVSSRVSTKIQQLLNTLKRPKRPPLSEFFTDDSEEIVEVPQPDPNTPKPEGRQIIPVKGEPLGVVSNWPPALQAALARWGATQGKSPALTALDITGKPLYTLTYGKLWSRSVKLAFTLLNKLGAKNEQILKPGDRVALVYPNSDPGMFWVAFYGCLLAEVIPVPIEVPLSRKDAGISQVGFLLGSCGVGLALTSEICLKGLPKTPTGEIMQFKGWPRLKWVVTDSKYLTKPSKDWQPHIPTANTDPAYIEYKASKEGTVVGVAVSKVAMLTHCQALTQACNYCEGETLVNVLDFKKDMGLWHGVLTAVMNRIHTISVPYAVMKACPLSWVQRVHIHKARVALVKCRDLHWAMMAHRDQRDTSLASLRMLIVADGANPWSVSSCDAFLNVFQSHGLKPEVICPCATSPEAMTVAIRRPGVPGAPLPARAILSMGGLSHGVIRVNTEDKNSALTVQDVGHVMPGALMCIVKPDGPPQLCKTDEIGEIIVNSRAGGNMYYGLPGVTKNTFEVIPVNANGVPIGEIPFVRSGLLGFVGPGSLIFVVGKIEGLLMVSGRRHNADDLVATALAVEPVKTVYRGRIAVFSVTVFYDERVVIVAEQRPDASEEDSFQWMSRVLQAIDSIHQVGLYCLALVPANTLPKTPLGGIHISDTKQFFLDGNLHPCNILMCPHTCVTNLPKPRQKQPVGVGPASVMVGNLVAGKRIAQAAGRDLGMIEDQDLVRKHQYLTEALHWRAQTDPDHVLFVLLNAKGVAVSTATCVQLHKRAEKIAAALTEKSSINTGENVVLLYPPGIDLIAAFYGCLYAGCVPVNVRPPHPQNLAATLPTVRMIIDVSKAACILTTQHLMRTLRSKEAAASVNIKTWPTIIDTDDLPRRKPPQIYKPPTAEMIAYLDFSVSTTGMLTGVKISHAAVSALCRSIKLQCELYSSRQIAICLDPYCGLGFVLWCLASVYSGHQSILIPPFELESCLSLWLSTLSQYRIRDTFCSYSVMELCTKGLGTQTELLKARGVNLSCVRSCVVIAEERPRLALTHSFSKLFKDVGLSSRAVSTAFGSRVNLAICLQGTTGPDPCTVYVDMKSLRHDRVRLVERGAPQSLPLMESGKILPGVRVIIVNPETRGPLGDSHLGEIWVNSPHSASGYYTIYGEENLQANHFNTKLSFGDPLTLWARTGYLGFVKRTELLDASGDRHDALFVVGSLDETLELRGLRYHPIDIETSVSRAHRSIAESAVFTWTNLLVVVSELCGSEQDALDLVPLITNVVLEEHHIIVGVVVIVDPGVIPINSRGEKQRMHLRDSFLADQLDPIYVAYNM, from the exons GAGACGCTCCACTTATGTGCAATCTCCCATCGAAACCCGCACACCGCCAG acTCCTCATCAGGTTCTGAAGATGAGACGTCTGTGGCCAGGCAGTCATCAGTGGGCGCACCTCCACCTCTTGTGAATCCAAACCTTCAAAGCCCGGACTCTTGGATAAACCGCACCGTCCAGGGctcctccacatcctcctcGGCCTCCTCCACCCTGTCTCATGGAGAGGCCAAGCCACAGCCTCAGAGCCAGCCTCAAcctcagcatcagcatcagccaCAACCTCAACCCCAGTATAAGCCGCAGTACCAACCTCTGTATCAGCCTCACCACCAACTGCAGTACCAACAGCAGGAGCAGCcccacactgcagctgtgacCAACTTGCTGGCTCAGAGTCGCATTG CCCCCTCTGAGAACAGTGCCCCTCCTCCGGATGTCACAGCTGTGGCTCCTCCATCCAGAGGACCGCGGGTGGACCTGCCCTCCAACGCCGTGGTTAGAGGGATGAGCCGCGGACAGAGCCGCTCGAGCATGATGGAGACTGCGGACG GAGTTCCTGTGAGCAGCAGAGTGTCCACGAAGATCCAGCAGCTGCTCAACACCCTTAAGAGGCCCAAAAGGCCCCCGCTCAGCGAGTTCTTCACTGACGACTCAGAGGAGATTGTAGAAG TGCCCCAGCCAGACCCCAACACACCAAAGCCAGAGGGTCGTCAGATCATTCCAGTTAAAGGGGAGCCTTTGGGAGTGGTCAGTAACTGGCCTCCAGCCCTGCAGGCAGCACTAGCCCGTTGGGGGGCCACACAGGGGAAGAGCCCTGCGCTCACTGCTCTTGACATCACAGGGAAACCGCTCTACACACTGACTTATG GGAAGCTGTGGAGTCGCAGTGTGAAGCTGGCGTTCACCCTTCTGAACAAACTGGGTGCCAAGAATGAACAAATCCTCAAACCTGGGGACCGG GTGGCATTGGTGTACCCCAACAGTGACCCTGGGATGTTCTGGGTGGCCTTTTATGGCTGCCTCCTGGCTGAAGTTATACCTGTGCCTATTGAAGTACCACTGTCTCGCAAG gaTGCAGGTATCAGTCAGGTGGGGTTTCTGCTGGGTAGCTGCGGTGTTGGTCTGGCTCTAACCAGTGAGATCTGTTTAAAGGGTTTGCCCAAGACACCCACTGGAGAAATAATGCAGTTTAAAG GCTGGCCTCGACTGAAGTGGGTGGTGACAGACTCAAAATACCTGACCAAGCCTTCCAAAGACTGGCAGCCGCACATCCCCACTGCCAACACTGATCCTGCATATATAGAG TACAAGGCGAGTAAAGAGGGCACAGTGGTGGGTGTGGCTGTCTCTAAAGTAGCCATGTTGACCCACTGCCAAGCACTGACCCAGGCCTGCAACTACTGTGAAG GGGAAACTTTAGTTAATGTCCTGGACTTCAAAAAGGATATGGGCCTGTGGCATGGAGTTCTCACG gctGTGATGAACAGGATACACACTATCAGTGTTCCTTATGCAGTAATGAAGGCTTGTCCTCTCTCCTGGGTCCAGAGGGTCCACATCCACAAAG CTCGGGTAGCTTTGGTGAAATGCCGTGATTTACACTGGGCCATGATGGCTCATCGGGACCAGAGAGACACCAGTCTGGCTTCATTACGTATGCTCATTGTTGCAGATGGTGCTAACCCCT GGTCGGTGTCTTCCTGTGATGCCTTCCTAAATGTGTTCCAGTCCCACGGGCTGAAACCTGAGGTTATCTGTCCCTGTGCCACCTCTCCTGAGGCCATGACAGTAGCTATACGCAG ACCGGGTGTCCCTGGTGCACCCCTCCCCGCCCGTGCTATACTTTCCATGGGCGGCCTGAGCCACGGTGTCATCAGGGTCAACACTGAGGACAAGAACTCTGCCCTGACTGTACAAGATGTGGGACATGTCATGCCTGGAG CTCTGATGTGCATTGTCAAGCCAGATGGGCCTCCTCAGTTGtgtaaaacagatgaaatagGGGAGATAATCGTAAACTCCCGTGCTGGAGGCAACATGTACTATGGCCTGCCTGGAGTCACCAAAAACACCTTTGAG GTGATTCCGGTTAATGCTAACGGAGTTCCCATTGGAGAGATTCCATTTGTGCGGTCAGGACTCTTGGGGTTTGTTGGCCCA GGTAGTCTGATCTTTGTGGTGGGGAAGATTGAGGGTCTGCTGATGGTGAGCGGGCGGAGACACAACGCTGATGACCTGGTGGCCACTGCTCTTGCCGTGGAGCCAGTTAAGACCGTGTACCGCGGAAG GATcgctgtgttttcagtcacGGTGTTCTATGATGAAAGGGTTGTGATTGTGGCAGAGCAGAGGCCAGATGCCAGCGAGGAGGACAGCTTCCAGTGGATGAGCCGGGTGCTTCAG GCCATTGACAGCATCCATCAGGTGGGCCTGTACTGTCTGGCTCTGGTCCCAGCCAACACCTTACCCAAAACACCCCTGGGTGGCATCCATATCTCTGACACCAAGCAGTTCTTTTTAGACGGCAACCTGCACCCCTGCAACATCCTAATGTGTCCTCATACGTGTGTCACCAACTTGCCCAAGCCTCGCCAGAAGCAGCCGG TTGGTGTAGGTCCAGCATCCGTCATGGTGGGTAACCTGGTGGCAGGGAAGAGGATTGCCCAGGCTGCAGGCAGGGACCTCGGCATGATCGAAGACCAGGATCTCGTCCGGAAG CATCAGTACTTGACAGAGGCTCTACACTGGAGGGCGCAGACAGACCCGGACCACGTCCTCTTTGTTCTCCTTAATGCCAAG GGCGTAGCAGTGAGCACAGCGACCTGTGTGCAGCTTCACAAGCGGGCGGAGAAGATAGCTGCAGCGCTgactgagaaaagcagcatcAACACTGGGGAGAACGTAGTCCTGCTCTATCCTCCTG GCATTGATTTGATAGCTGCCTTCTATGGTTGTCTCTACGCTGGATGTGTTCCCGTAAACGTCAGACCGCCGCACCCTCAGAACCTTGCAGCCACGCTGCCGACTGTCCGCATGATTATTGAT GTCAGTAAAGCCGCGTGCATCCTAACCACTCAACATCTCATGAGGACTCTGCGCTCCAAAGAGGCTGCTGCCTCTGTGAACATTAAAACATGGCCCACGATCATTGACACAG ATGACCTTCCTCGTCGCAAGCCTCCACAGATCTATAAGCCACCCACTGCAGAGATGATTGCTTATCTGGACTTTAGTGTGTCCACTACAGGCATGCTTACTGGGGTAAAG atTTCCCATGCGGCGGTCAGTGCACTTTGTCGCTCCataaagctgcagtgtgaactGTACTCCTCTCGCCAAATAGCCATCTGCCTGGATCCATACTGTGGTCTGGGCTTTGTCTTGTGGTGCCTCGCAAG CGTTTACTCAGGTCACCAGTCCATCCTGATTCCTCCCTTCGAGTTGGAGAGCTGTTTGTCCCTGTGGCTGAGCACGCTCAGTCAGTACCGTATCAGAGACACCTTCTGCTCCTACTCTGTCATGGAGCTGTGCACTAAAGGACTAGGTACTCAGACTGAATTACTCAAG GCCCGTGGAGTGAACCTGTCGTGTGTGCGGAGCTGCGTGGTGATAGCAGAGGAGCGGCCTCGCCTCGCCCTCACACACTCCTTCTCCAAGCTGTTTAAGGACGTGGGGCTGTCGTCCAGAGCTGTCAGCACTGCCTTTGGTTCCAGGGTTAACCTGGCCATCTGCCTGCAG ggcaCCACTGGTCCTGATCCCTGTACGGTTTACGTGGATATGAAGTCCCTCCGCCATGACAG AGTGAGGCTGGTGGAGAGAGGAGCACCTCAGAGTCTTCCTCTGATGGAGTCTGGCAAG ATACTGCCAGGTGTTCGGGTGATAATCGTAAATCCAGAGACAAGAGGTCCACTGGGGGACTCTCATCTTGGAGAG ATCTGGGTGAACAGCCCTCACAGTGCCAGTGGCTACTACACCATCTATGGAGAGGAAAATCTCCAGGCCAACCACTTCAACACCAAGCTCAGCTTTGGAGACCCACTGACTTTATGGGCCAGAACAGGATACTTGGGTTTTGTGAAGAGGACTGAGCTGCTGGATGCTAGTGGGG ATCGTCACGACGCTCTCTTTGTGGTGGGATCGCTGGATGAGACCTTGGAGCTAAGAGGGCTGCGCTACCACCCAATTGACATTGAAACCTCAGTGTCCCGGGCTCACCGCAGTATTGCTGAGAG TGCTGTGTTTACGTGGACCaacctgctggtggtggtgtCGGAGCTGTGTGGTTCAGAGCAGGATGCGCTGGACCTGGTGCCTCTGATAACCAATGTTGTCCTAGAGGAGCACCACATCATCGTGGGTGTGGTGGTCATCGTGGACCCCGGCGTTATACCCATCAACTCCAGGGGAGAGAAGCAGCGCATGCACCTTCGCGACTCGTTCCTCGCCGACCAGCTGGATCCCATTTATGTCGCTTACAACATGTGA